In Pseudothermotoga hypogea DSM 11164 = NBRC 106472, the following are encoded in one genomic region:
- a CDS encoding phosphoglycerate dehydrogenase → MKRVLVLARTFGKYSNEPLKLLQDNGFEVERRENVDADGLKGFDAVIVGVQKITREMMQNSSVKIIAKHGVGVDNIDLEAATELGIPVTVTPNANAVSVAELTIGFIFALSKKLIDLHNTLYQKRQFVSSVGLELHGKTLGVVGFGSIGKEVAKRALCLGMRVLVYDPYVEESVLRELGFEKVELDQLLRQSDFVSLHVPLNESTRHLIDREKLSLMKKTAYLINTARGGVVDEEAIIEALKNGQIAGAALDVFNAEPLPADSPFFDCPNVIMTPHVGAHTYEAILRMNMIAAESIVDFFSGKIPKYVVNNEVIPRLLQRGFARQT, encoded by the coding sequence GTGAAGAGAGTCTTGGTTCTGGCCAGAACTTTTGGAAAGTACTCTAACGAACCTTTGAAGTTGTTGCAGGACAACGGTTTTGAAGTCGAGAGAAGAGAAAATGTGGATGCCGATGGTCTCAAAGGCTTCGACGCCGTGATAGTGGGTGTTCAGAAGATAACACGTGAGATGATGCAGAATTCTTCCGTCAAGATCATTGCAAAACATGGGGTAGGAGTCGACAACATAGATCTCGAGGCCGCCACCGAGCTTGGAATCCCCGTGACTGTGACACCCAACGCGAACGCAGTTTCTGTGGCTGAGCTAACGATAGGGTTCATTTTCGCTTTAAGTAAGAAACTCATCGATCTGCACAACACGCTCTATCAGAAGCGTCAGTTTGTCTCGAGCGTTGGTTTGGAACTCCACGGCAAGACTTTGGGCGTCGTCGGATTTGGTTCGATTGGAAAAGAAGTCGCCAAGAGGGCGCTGTGCCTCGGTATGCGCGTGCTCGTGTACGATCCCTACGTAGAGGAAAGCGTTCTGAGAGAACTGGGCTTTGAAAAGGTGGAGCTCGATCAATTACTGAGGCAGAGCGATTTCGTCAGTCTGCACGTGCCTTTGAACGAAAGCACGAGACATCTGATCGATCGTGAGAAACTTTCTCTGATGAAGAAAACGGCGTATCTCATAAACACCGCGCGTGGTGGTGTTGTCGACGAGGAAGCCATCATTGAAGCCCTCAAGAACGGTCAGATCGCTGGTGCGGCGCTGGACGTGTTCAACGCAGAACCGCTTCCAGCAGACTCACCTTTCTTTGACTGTCCCAACGTGATAATGACTCCACACGTTGGGGCACACACGTACGAAGCTATACTTCGCATGAACATGATAGCTGCCGAGTCCATTGTGGATTTCTTCAGCGGTAAGATACCGAAATATGTTGTGAACAACGAGGTGATCCCAAGGCTTCTCCAGAGGGGATTCGCCAGACAAACATGA
- a CDS encoding HAD family hydrolase, with translation MAEKLKLFIFDVGGVLCDGTSVVLPIAGHLGLSEREFLTLAQKAGLRELQIGKISAKDFWKNFSKFFGRTIERDLWAEFFKPVLKPDTVRLIEELKTKYRVVAGTNTIESHYLIHSQQGHYDVFDRVYASHQIGLMKPQKEFFLYILESESAKPEETFFVDDTIENVAAAREINIRSLLFTSAEKLKQELASLGID, from the coding sequence ATGGCTGAAAAGTTGAAGCTCTTCATATTCGATGTTGGAGGCGTTCTGTGTGACGGTACCTCAGTTGTCCTTCCGATTGCTGGGCACCTCGGCCTGAGCGAACGAGAGTTTCTCACACTGGCTCAGAAGGCGGGCCTCAGAGAGCTTCAAATTGGAAAGATCTCCGCCAAAGATTTTTGGAAAAACTTCTCCAAATTTTTCGGCCGAACGATCGAACGAGATCTCTGGGCTGAGTTCTTCAAGCCTGTTCTCAAACCAGACACAGTGCGACTGATAGAAGAGTTGAAAACGAAGTACAGAGTCGTCGCCGGGACAAACACAATAGAGTCACACTATCTGATCCATTCACAGCAGGGACATTACGACGTGTTCGACCGAGTCTACGCGTCTCACCAGATCGGCCTGATGAAACCACAGAAAGAATTCTTCTTGTACATATTGGAGAGCGAATCGGCAAAACCTGAAGAAACGTTCTTCGTGGACGATACGATCGAGAACGTTGCGGCGGCCAGAGAAATAAACATACGTTCGTTGCTGTTCACGAGCGCCGAGAAGTTGAAGCAAGAGCTGGCCTCACTTGGGATTGATTGA
- a CDS encoding ABC transporter permease subunit — MKVYKRQKIQVYVVLSILLVVVMFPVYYAFVMATLNDKDSYSFPPKFLPSFHLIQNMREAWKSAKMGRLMFNSAFIAIVVALAKILFSILAAFAFTYFGDFKGKYLFFSLILITHMLPLPVRLLPTYDLMKAFKWVNTYYALTVPFFASATGTLLFRQLFLTVPGSLADAARIDGAGPMRFLWHVLLPLSKTNMGALFLIEFNYIWNEYLWPLIITTTPEMRVVQIGIKMLLASEAQAADWNVIMAGTIMAMLPPLVMLLIFQKTFMEGFSMKEEK, encoded by the coding sequence ATGAAGGTGTACAAAAGGCAGAAGATCCAAGTCTACGTCGTTCTTTCGATATTGTTGGTCGTCGTCATGTTTCCCGTTTATTATGCGTTCGTCATGGCGACACTCAATGACAAGGATTCTTACAGTTTTCCACCGAAATTCCTACCGAGTTTCCACCTGATCCAGAACATGAGAGAGGCCTGGAAGTCAGCCAAGATGGGAAGGCTCATGTTCAACAGTGCTTTCATTGCGATTGTGGTCGCTCTCGCGAAGATACTTTTTTCTATTCTCGCCGCGTTCGCTTTCACCTACTTTGGTGATTTCAAAGGAAAGTATCTCTTCTTTTCTCTAATACTCATTACTCACATGTTACCCCTACCGGTGAGACTCTTGCCAACCTACGATCTCATGAAAGCTTTCAAGTGGGTCAACACCTATTACGCGCTCACGGTACCGTTCTTTGCGAGCGCCACGGGTACCTTGCTGTTCAGACAACTGTTCTTGACTGTCCCTGGTTCCTTAGCTGATGCGGCGAGGATAGACGGTGCTGGCCCGATGAGATTCCTGTGGCACGTGTTGTTACCACTGTCGAAGACGAACATGGGTGCACTATTCTTGATAGAGTTCAACTACATATGGAACGAATATCTTTGGCCGCTCATCATCACGACGACCCCAGAGATGCGTGTCGTTCAGATAGGGATAAAGATGCTGCTCGCTTCGGAGGCTCAAGCGGCCGATTGGAACGTCATCATGGCTGGCACGATTATGGCGATGTTACCACCTCTCGTGATGCTACTCATATTCCAAAAGACTTTCATGGAAGGTTTCAGCATGAAGGAGGAAAAGTGA
- a CDS encoding carbohydrate ABC transporter permease, protein MHAQSRFPNKLLPYILLSPSIVVIAVFFIIPTVKSIYQSFFRVSPFGDRRIFVGFDNFVRLFNSPAYVQSLLRTLIFATAVVLIGLSFCMIVAVLLNQRIRGMSVFRTFFIWTYAISPAIAGTIWALMFNPATGPVVYLVKLLSGKSINWMNDGRLALAIVIVAAVWKMLGYNVIFYLAGLQAIPTELLEAASIDGANGIKRFFRVTFPLLSPTTFFLLIMNMLYAFFEVFGLIDIMTKGGPGNATEVLVYKLYKDGFISIDIGFASAQSVVLFVFVTVLTILQFRYTQQKVFYG, encoded by the coding sequence ATGCATGCTCAGAGTAGGTTCCCAAACAAATTGCTTCCGTACATTCTTTTGTCGCCTTCCATAGTTGTGATCGCTGTGTTCTTCATTATCCCAACCGTGAAGTCGATCTACCAAAGTTTCTTCAGAGTTTCCCCGTTCGGTGACAGACGAATTTTCGTGGGATTCGACAACTTCGTTAGGCTTTTCAATTCCCCAGCCTACGTCCAGAGCTTGCTCAGAACGTTGATATTCGCGACAGCCGTTGTCTTGATTGGACTATCGTTCTGCATGATTGTGGCTGTGCTGTTGAATCAGAGAATAAGAGGCATGTCTGTTTTCAGAACCTTCTTCATATGGACCTACGCAATATCACCAGCGATCGCTGGCACCATTTGGGCGTTGATGTTCAATCCGGCTACCGGTCCTGTTGTCTACCTCGTGAAATTGTTGTCGGGGAAATCCATCAACTGGATGAACGACGGAAGGCTTGCCCTCGCCATTGTAATCGTGGCAGCTGTTTGGAAGATGCTCGGTTACAATGTGATATTCTACCTTGCAGGTTTGCAGGCGATTCCAACCGAGTTACTGGAGGCAGCATCCATAGATGGGGCGAACGGCATCAAGCGTTTCTTCAGAGTGACCTTTCCACTCCTGTCACCAACGACGTTCTTCCTGCTGATCATGAACATGCTGTACGCATTCTTTGAAGTGTTCGGTCTCATAGATATCATGACCAAAGGTGGACCAGGGAACGCAACGGAAGTGCTGGTCTACAAGCTTTACAAGGACGGTTTCATATCGATCGACATAGGTTTCGCTTCAGCTCAGTCTGTGGTTCTCTTTGTCTTCGTCACAGTCTTGACCATCTTGCAGTTCCGTTACACTCAGCAGAAAGTCTTCTATGGTTAG
- a CDS encoding ABC transporter substrate-binding protein gives MKKWLVALLLAALALLVFSKTTITLWHAMSGQNLKALEDIVKAFNETHPDIEVVPVFTGSYAETLTKAIAAYRNNTHPHIVQVYEVGLQTMLDSGAIVPVHELAEPNFDWGDIVVPILNYYSVDGKLYSMPFNSSTAMLYYNKDIFEKAGLDPNKPPTTFDEVFEYGKKIVQSGAAPGGIAFGWPAWVFEQMHALHAQFYANNENGRKAKATEVYFNREFGVKVFSEWIKWAQNGVLIYGGREYNANNAFIAGQVAMLIQSTSSLGSIEAKANFKVGTTFLPRIPGYPRGNSVIGGATLWVMKGKPKEDYKAVWEFLKFVARPDVSQKWHKSTGYFPTSNSALKGLLDEGWFSEHPNYLTAFLQILSGINRPESQGVRLGNFVAIRDVVDSAFEKALQYKGPDIEKTAKAILDEAAKQCNQILKDYVSLYGK, from the coding sequence ATGAAGAAATGGCTGGTGGCACTCTTACTGGCAGCACTGGCACTGCTTGTCTTCTCTAAGACCACGATCACACTGTGGCATGCGATGAGTGGTCAGAACCTCAAGGCTCTCGAAGATATCGTGAAAGCCTTCAACGAGACCCACCCGGACATCGAAGTCGTACCCGTGTTCACTGGAAGTTATGCCGAAACGCTCACCAAAGCCATAGCAGCTTACAGGAACAACACGCACCCACATATCGTTCAGGTCTACGAAGTGGGACTTCAGACCATGCTCGACAGTGGCGCGATTGTTCCGGTCCATGAACTTGCCGAACCGAATTTTGACTGGGGGGACATTGTTGTCCCGATACTCAATTACTACTCTGTGGATGGAAAACTCTACTCAATGCCGTTCAACTCATCAACAGCGATGCTTTACTACAACAAGGACATTTTCGAGAAAGCAGGCTTAGATCCCAACAAACCGCCCACGACTTTCGACGAGGTCTTCGAGTACGGTAAGAAAATAGTTCAGTCTGGTGCGGCACCTGGTGGTATCGCTTTTGGTTGGCCGGCGTGGGTGTTCGAACAGATGCACGCGTTGCACGCTCAGTTCTATGCGAACAACGAAAATGGAAGGAAGGCCAAGGCCACGGAGGTTTACTTCAACAGAGAATTCGGTGTCAAGGTGTTCAGCGAATGGATCAAATGGGCGCAGAACGGTGTCCTTATTTACGGTGGCAGGGAGTACAACGCCAACAACGCTTTCATTGCAGGTCAGGTAGCAATGTTGATTCAGTCCACATCTTCACTCGGATCGATCGAAGCAAAAGCGAATTTCAAAGTTGGCACAACTTTCCTCCCAAGAATTCCGGGCTATCCTCGTGGCAACTCCGTCATCGGTGGTGCTACGCTTTGGGTGATGAAGGGTAAACCCAAAGAAGATTACAAGGCCGTTTGGGAATTTCTCAAGTTCGTGGCAAGACCGGATGTCTCGCAGAAGTGGCACAAGTCGACAGGCTATTTCCCAACGAGCAACAGTGCGTTGAAAGGTTTACTTGACGAAGGTTGGTTCTCCGAACATCCAAACTATCTCACGGCATTCCTGCAGATACTGAGTGGTATCAACAGACCGGAATCGCAAGGAGTGAGACTGGGCAATTTCGTTGCGATAAGGGATGTCGTCGATTCCGCATTCGAAAAAGCATTGCAGTACAAAGGCCCAGACATCGAAAAGACTGCCAAAGCGATTCTGGACGAGGCAGCAAAACAGTGCAACCAGATACTGAAGGACTACGTTTCACTGTACGGTAAATGA
- the rsmH gene encoding 16S rRNA (cytosine(1402)-N(4))-methyltransferase RsmH yields MDIVHVPVLVKEVLEFFKNIEGVFLDCTVGLGGHAEAILSKIPNSVVVGLDVDEEALDLAKKRLERFVLAGRVKLFKSSYVDAVEVLKNLGFDHVDAILMDLGVSSMQLEKAERGFSFNRDGPLDMRMDKRQSLTAYEIVNSWDEEDLSRIIFEYGEEKRYARRIARFIVRNRPIQTTKQLVEVLARAIPNKHSRKRHFATRVFQAIRIAVNFELENLKKFLAQAPELLRPGGRIAIVSFHSLEDRIVKEFFRNEPKLKQLTKRPITPSESEIALNPRARSAKLRVAERV; encoded by the coding sequence ATGGATATCGTTCATGTTCCTGTTTTGGTGAAAGAGGTCCTTGAGTTTTTCAAAAACATCGAAGGTGTGTTCCTTGATTGTACCGTGGGTTTGGGTGGACATGCCGAGGCGATATTGAGCAAGATTCCCAACAGTGTCGTTGTGGGATTGGACGTGGATGAAGAAGCTTTGGATCTGGCAAAGAAGAGGCTCGAGCGATTCGTACTCGCGGGGCGTGTCAAACTGTTCAAGAGCTCGTATGTGGATGCGGTAGAGGTTCTGAAGAATCTTGGTTTTGATCATGTTGATGCCATTTTGATGGATCTCGGAGTTTCGTCAATGCAACTGGAAAAAGCGGAGCGAGGTTTCTCGTTCAACAGAGATGGACCGCTCGACATGAGAATGGACAAACGACAGAGTCTGACGGCGTACGAGATAGTGAACTCGTGGGATGAAGAGGACCTGAGCAGGATCATATTCGAGTACGGCGAAGAAAAGAGATACGCACGACGTATCGCAAGGTTCATAGTTCGCAACAGACCCATACAGACAACGAAGCAATTGGTTGAAGTTCTTGCCAGAGCCATTCCGAACAAACACAGTAGAAAAAGACATTTCGCGACCAGAGTGTTTCAAGCGATAAGAATAGCTGTGAACTTTGAGCTTGAGAATTTGAAGAAATTTCTCGCTCAGGCTCCAGAGCTTTTGAGACCGGGCGGTAGGATTGCGATCGTGTCGTTCCACTCTTTGGAAGACAGGATCGTCAAAGAGTTCTTCAGGAACGAGCCGAAGTTAAAACAACTGACGAAGAGGCCGATAACACCAAGTGAATCCGAGATAGCGTTGAACCCAAGAGCCAGGAGTGCCAAGTTGAGAGTAGCGGAGCGGGTGTGA
- a CDS encoding penicillin-binding protein produces MLLSLRSSHFRVGPVWTIRIPASRGKILDAQGRLCAYDGFVSVAYLDIDYLKSANLDRLKPHLELLLKNFNVGKTAQDVFASRQRFLRLGEATSRDEILRLIPTELLPYVSIELEPRRKRFTDFGIDKILGTVIGNRGVGGVEEALDSQLRGKKDGRAFLRFSGFVTLSPKLESLREPIDGKDIRLTIDMEFQRTCYEEILKAREQNQAVSVGAIVMETKTGRIRAMVTTRSWNDAVLGYFEPGSSLKPIVYAIALESGVISGEETFNCTGQIKPVPEVDVVVRDIDVHGVVSVSEALIHSCNSATIMIAKRIKEQLGDEVYYEWLKRFGFGEKTNIEIAGEIPGVLRKPSQWSKIDFAMVSIGQGIGTPPVQFLAAFNVLANSGKYVKPTIVEGGSVEEKRVISERTSDFIRKALHRVVLEGTGKRADVFEVSVAGKTGTAQKLVGGKDKDRYFSIFVGYFPAEDPLYTILVYIDEPSAGAYLAGEVAAPVFAAIVKRILQIRKEHPLKVVATVMPDLRGLTLRDALLILEQIGIRKEDIRYEGVGTVKEQYPEPGAIDFRDKRIFLKLQ; encoded by the coding sequence GTGTTGCTCTCGCTGAGAAGTTCACATTTTCGTGTTGGACCAGTCTGGACGATCCGAATTCCCGCCTCGAGGGGTAAGATTCTTGACGCTCAGGGTAGGCTCTGCGCGTACGACGGGTTCGTCAGCGTAGCATATCTGGACATCGATTATCTGAAGAGTGCAAATCTGGATCGACTCAAACCGCATCTGGAACTTTTGTTGAAAAATTTCAACGTTGGCAAAACGGCCCAGGACGTTTTTGCGAGCCGGCAGAGATTTCTCAGACTCGGCGAAGCGACATCCCGAGATGAGATCCTAAGGTTGATACCCACAGAGTTGCTTCCCTACGTATCGATCGAACTTGAACCGCGAAGAAAGAGATTCACCGATTTCGGCATCGATAAGATCTTGGGCACGGTCATCGGCAATCGTGGAGTAGGTGGCGTGGAGGAAGCACTGGATTCACAGCTACGGGGCAAGAAAGATGGTAGGGCTTTCTTGCGCTTTTCTGGATTCGTAACACTCTCACCCAAACTGGAATCGCTCAGAGAACCAATAGACGGAAAGGACATTCGATTGACGATAGATATGGAGTTTCAGCGTACATGTTACGAAGAGATTCTCAAGGCGAGGGAACAGAACCAAGCGGTCAGTGTTGGGGCCATAGTCATGGAAACAAAAACTGGAAGAATCAGGGCCATGGTAACGACGAGAAGCTGGAACGACGCGGTACTTGGTTATTTTGAACCTGGCTCGTCTTTAAAACCCATCGTTTACGCGATTGCGTTAGAGAGCGGTGTGATTAGCGGTGAAGAGACTTTCAACTGCACCGGGCAGATAAAGCCCGTCCCGGAAGTTGACGTAGTCGTGCGAGACATCGACGTGCATGGCGTCGTGAGCGTGAGTGAGGCGTTGATTCATTCTTGCAACAGTGCGACGATAATGATCGCCAAACGCATTAAAGAGCAACTGGGCGACGAAGTGTACTACGAGTGGCTCAAAAGGTTCGGATTTGGTGAGAAAACCAACATCGAGATAGCTGGGGAAATACCCGGGGTGCTCAGAAAACCAAGCCAGTGGTCAAAGATAGATTTCGCGATGGTGAGCATTGGTCAGGGTATAGGAACACCACCTGTGCAGTTCTTAGCGGCGTTCAACGTGCTGGCAAACTCTGGAAAATACGTCAAACCAACGATCGTCGAGGGTGGATCAGTGGAGGAAAAACGTGTCATCAGCGAGAGAACGAGTGATTTCATCCGCAAAGCTTTGCATCGCGTTGTTCTCGAAGGGACCGGTAAGCGTGCTGACGTGTTCGAGGTGAGCGTGGCAGGTAAAACGGGAACCGCACAGAAGCTCGTGGGTGGAAAGGACAAAGACAGGTACTTCTCCATTTTCGTGGGTTACTTTCCGGCCGAAGATCCTCTCTACACGATTCTGGTCTACATAGACGAACCCTCGGCAGGTGCATATCTGGCAGGGGAAGTCGCCGCCCCGGTGTTCGCGGCGATAGTGAAGAGAATACTTCAGATCAGAAAGGAACATCCTTTGAAAGTTGTGGCGACTGTTATGCCAGATCTGAGAGGTCTGACGTTACGTGACGCCTTGCTGATACTGGAGCAAATAGGAATCAGAAAAGAAGACATCAGGTACGAAGGCGTGGGTACAGTGAAAGAACAGTATCCAGAGCCCGGTGCGATCGATTTCAGAGATAAAAGGATCTTTCTGAAACTACAATGA
- a CDS encoding RNA-guided endonuclease InsQ/TnpB family protein — MSRYIVRTYKVPVPRELYPLCSELNRLAGRIYNKTMSLVKKVKSKKGFWLSPGAAQKYILRWSSTINIHTHSKQAIVQQYFQALNSYFTAGKTNPQLRPPHKKKRFMPFIWKDTAIKLSPEGVLKLSMGSSQKPILIQTTLPAGTTIRQVRLVYEAEKYYLHLAIEVKNEHEEKQSVEVMSVDLGILRPITCFDGSEVVSYHGGILNSLIRYRNKKLADFQQTLSKCKKGSKRYRKLLKAKQRMLKRTKHQITDILHKITSNFLGICAQRKIATIMIGDVTNIRERVEGNDNFNQKVHQWCFRKMVDMITYKAQLLGIQVCPVCGSKNHAVGRNYECKSCGFRYHRDGVGAINIWQRYLGKKFQVVAGLAPVRGVRFKPHLCGHGVSNAPWKAA, encoded by the coding sequence ATGTCAAGATATATAGTCAGAACTTACAAAGTGCCTGTTCCGAGAGAATTGTATCCTCTGTGTTCTGAGCTGAACAGGCTCGCTGGTCGAATCTACAACAAAACCATGTCGCTGGTCAAGAAAGTAAAAAGCAAGAAAGGTTTCTGGCTTTCACCAGGAGCAGCACAAAAATATATCCTGCGTTGGAGTAGCACTATCAATATCCATACCCATTCCAAACAGGCTATAGTTCAGCAATACTTTCAGGCGCTTAACAGTTACTTTACTGCAGGCAAGACAAACCCACAGTTGAGACCACCACATAAGAAGAAAAGGTTTATGCCGTTCATCTGGAAAGATACTGCTATAAAACTTTCACCAGAAGGGGTTCTGAAACTTTCAATGGGTAGTAGTCAAAAGCCAATTTTGATACAAACGACACTGCCAGCCGGTACAACAATTAGGCAAGTAAGACTTGTGTATGAGGCTGAGAAATATTATCTTCACCTTGCAATAGAGGTGAAGAATGAGCATGAGGAGAAACAGTCTGTTGAAGTTATGTCTGTAGACCTTGGCATACTCCGTCCAATAACTTGCTTTGATGGCTCTGAAGTGGTCTCGTATCACGGTGGTATTCTCAACAGTCTAATCAGATATCGCAATAAGAAGTTGGCAGACTTTCAGCAAACGTTAAGCAAATGCAAGAAAGGTTCCAAGAGGTATAGAAAACTGTTGAAAGCAAAGCAGCGAATGCTGAAACGAACAAAGCATCAAATAACGGACATACTGCACAAGATAACCAGCAACTTTCTTGGCATATGTGCACAAAGAAAGATTGCAACCATCATGATTGGCGATGTCACAAACATTCGAGAGCGTGTAGAAGGGAACGATAACTTTAATCAAAAAGTTCATCAGTGGTGTTTCAGAAAGATGGTGGACATGATAACCTACAAAGCACAGCTACTGGGGATTCAGGTCTGTCCTGTATGTGGTAGCAAGAATCATGCGGTTGGTCGCAACTATGAGTGTAAAAGTTGTGGATTTAGGTATCACAGGGACGGAGTAGGAGCGATAAACATCTGGCAGAGGTATCTTGGGAAGAAGTTCCAAGTAGTAGCGGGATTGGCACCCGTCAGAGGTGTAAGGTTCAAACCACACCTCTGTGGCCATGGAGTATCAAACGCTCCGTGGAAGGCAGCCTAA
- a CDS encoding site-2 protease family protein, translating into MNLETLFRQIVTGFLAVVLTIVPREYFKARLAVRLGDQTPAKVGRTSLNPFVHLDPIGTLAFIFLNFGWSRPVPVRPWNLRKRRKHFLLVSLTGPAIGMVCFLLYGVFARFLNNSELVFETLSKAARFSLTYALFSLFPIPPLDGSRILGALLPESYTEWYLKYEVYGVLFMLALLFLWIMPLIMNPFVKFIEKLTIIFTG; encoded by the coding sequence GTGAATCTGGAGACGCTTTTCAGACAGATCGTGACAGGATTCTTGGCCGTGGTTTTGACGATCGTACCACGCGAGTATTTCAAGGCGAGGCTGGCGGTCAGGCTGGGTGATCAAACGCCTGCGAAGGTTGGACGCACCAGCTTGAATCCTTTTGTTCATCTCGATCCGATCGGTACTCTGGCCTTCATCTTTCTCAACTTTGGTTGGTCCCGCCCTGTTCCGGTTAGACCATGGAATTTGAGAAAGAGAAGAAAGCATTTCCTTCTGGTGTCCTTAACTGGCCCGGCGATAGGAATGGTTTGTTTTCTCCTGTATGGTGTTTTTGCAAGATTCTTGAACAATTCCGAGTTGGTCTTCGAGACGCTCAGCAAAGCTGCGAGGTTCAGTCTGACCTATGCACTGTTTTCCCTCTTTCCCATACCACCCTTAGACGGTTCGAGAATACTCGGTGCACTGTTGCCTGAGAGTTACACCGAATGGTACTTGAAGTACGAAGTTTACGGTGTTCTCTTCATGCTGGCATTGCTTTTTCTGTGGATCATGCCGTTGATCATGAATCCGTTCGTGAAGTTCATTGAAAAACTGACGATCATCTTCACAGGTTGA